A single Longimicrobium sp. DNA region contains:
- the deoC gene encoding deoxyribose-phosphate aldolase → MATQSSRLVAVPTGASHSVEEEGRNPGVPLDLDWVSSVRVNRSAVERRASTLPGRRTVKKQWQAAWLLRAITLMDLTTLSGDDTPGTVRRLCAKARQPLRPDLLGALGAEELTIRCGAVCVYHRFVSTAVEALSGSGIPVAAVSTGFPAGLSPFKQRVEEIHASVGDGAEEIDIVITREHVLTGNWQALYDEVKAFREACGPAHLKAILATGELATLRNVARASVVAMMAGADFIKTSTGKESRNAELPVGLVMARCIREYRDRTGHEVGFKPAGGIKTAKQSLDWLMMMKEELGRRWLEADRFRFGASSLLNDIERQLEHHVTGRYSASHRHPMA, encoded by the coding sequence ATGGCAACGCAATCCTCCCGACTCGTCGCCGTACCCACCGGCGCCTCGCACTCCGTGGAAGAAGAGGGGCGCAACCCCGGCGTGCCGCTGGACCTGGACTGGGTCAGCTCGGTGCGGGTGAACCGCAGCGCGGTGGAGCGGCGCGCATCCACGCTACCGGGGCGGCGCACCGTCAAGAAGCAGTGGCAGGCGGCGTGGCTCCTGCGCGCCATCACCCTGATGGACCTCACCACCCTCTCGGGCGACGACACGCCGGGGACGGTGCGGCGCCTGTGCGCAAAGGCCCGCCAGCCGCTGCGCCCCGACCTGCTGGGCGCGCTCGGCGCGGAGGAGCTCACCATCCGCTGCGGCGCCGTGTGCGTCTACCACCGCTTCGTGTCGACGGCGGTGGAGGCGCTGAGCGGCTCGGGGATCCCGGTGGCGGCGGTCTCCACCGGCTTTCCGGCGGGGCTCTCGCCCTTCAAGCAGCGCGTGGAGGAGATCCACGCCTCGGTGGGCGACGGGGCGGAGGAGATCGACATCGTCATCACCCGCGAGCACGTGCTCACCGGGAACTGGCAGGCGCTGTACGACGAGGTGAAGGCGTTCCGCGAAGCGTGCGGCCCCGCCCACCTCAAGGCGATCCTGGCCACCGGCGAGCTGGCGACGCTGCGCAACGTGGCACGCGCATCGGTGGTGGCGATGATGGCGGGCGCGGACTTCATCAAGACCTCCACCGGCAAGGAGTCGCGCAACGCGGAGCTCCCGGTGGGGCTGGTGATGGCGCGCTGCATCCGCGAGTACCGCGACCGCACGGGGCACGAAGTGGGCTTCAAGCCGGCCGGCGGCATCAAGACGGCCAAGCAGTCGCTGGACTGGCTGATGATGATGAAGGAGGAGCTGGGCCGCCGCTGGCTGGAGGCGGACCGCTTCCGCTTCGGCGCCTCGTCGCTCCTCAACGACATCGAGCGGCAGCTGGAGCACCACGTCACCGGCCGCTACTCCGCCTCGCACCGCCACCCGATGGCGTGA